Proteins from a genomic interval of Sphingopyxis sp. QXT-31:
- a CDS encoding enoyl-CoA hydratase/isomerase family protein has product MSAPLVLREDKDGICTLTLNRPDKRNAISRELFREFRTHIRDIEEGVGDAGLVVITGAGEHFCAGHDLKSPPHADALGWLRQEMLIVERLTKLRQPVIAKVRGTCYTGGLELALAADFIVCGTSARFADTHGKWGLVPGWGLSQRLPRRVGQAKALEMMLTCQPYAGEDAVAMGLANYCVADELLDAKVAEMASLILGNSRHSNAENKRLIYDTDGMGIAAGLNHELMRNAGFDPAMRKKGEPIAAAKKAG; this is encoded by the coding sequence ATGAGCGCGCCGCTGGTCCTGCGCGAGGACAAGGACGGCATCTGCACGCTGACGCTCAACCGGCCCGACAAGCGCAATGCGATCAGCCGCGAGCTGTTCCGTGAATTTCGCACGCACATCCGCGATATCGAGGAGGGCGTCGGCGATGCCGGGCTGGTGGTGATCACCGGCGCGGGCGAGCATTTCTGCGCCGGCCACGACCTCAAATCGCCGCCGCACGCCGATGCGCTCGGCTGGCTGCGGCAGGAGATGCTGATCGTCGAGCGGCTGACCAAATTGCGCCAGCCGGTGATCGCGAAGGTCCGGGGCACCTGTTACACCGGCGGGCTCGAACTCGCGCTCGCGGCCGATTTCATCGTCTGCGGCACGAGCGCGCGCTTTGCCGATACGCATGGGAAATGGGGACTGGTTCCCGGATGGGGATTGTCGCAGCGGCTGCCGCGGCGGGTCGGGCAGGCGAAGGCGCTCGAGATGATGCTGACCTGCCAGCCCTATGCGGGCGAGGATGCGGTCGCGATGGGGCTCGCGAACTATTGCGTCGCCGACGAGCTGCTCGACGCCAAGGTCGCCGAAATGGCCTCGCTGATCCTCGGCAACAGCCGCCACAGCAATGCCGAGAACAAAAGGCTGATCTACGACACCGACGGTATGGGAATCGCGGCGGGGTTGAATCACGAGCTCATGCGCAACGCCGGTTTTGATCCGGCGATGCGCAAGAAGGGCGAGCCGATCGCGGCTGCCAAAAAGGCGGGCTGA
- a CDS encoding SDR family oxidoreductase, translating into MALPPPPPLGAKALPDGTYAGQVVAVTGGGTGLGKGMAVEFARLGAKVAVLSRKPDHLAAGIAAIEAVGAEVIAVACDVRDPDAIARAFDEIEAKLGPVDVLINNAAGNFPAPAEEMTPNGFRTVVDIVLNGTYNCSREFAVRRLAAGLPGAILNIGATYSWTGGPGTSHSAAAKAGVTNLTQSLAVEWAPDGIRVNCIAPGRFPHDDLPAHMTRHREGERGDNTIPGMRVGEVRELGWAATFLCSPYATYISGHTLVVDAANWLRRSLVMPEFVPIREQFGKRAMESGSAREAIAKTRGDGA; encoded by the coding sequence ATGGCGCTCCCTCCCCCTCCGCCCTTGGGCGCCAAGGCGCTGCCCGACGGCACTTACGCGGGACAGGTGGTCGCGGTCACCGGCGGCGGCACCGGGCTCGGCAAGGGCATGGCGGTCGAGTTCGCGCGGCTCGGCGCGAAGGTCGCGGTGCTGAGCCGCAAGCCCGACCATCTCGCCGCCGGCATCGCCGCGATCGAGGCGGTCGGCGCCGAAGTGATCGCGGTCGCCTGCGACGTGCGCGATCCCGATGCGATCGCGCGAGCCTTCGACGAGATCGAGGCCAAGCTGGGGCCGGTCGACGTCCTCATCAACAATGCCGCGGGCAATTTCCCGGCGCCCGCCGAGGAGATGACCCCGAACGGCTTTCGCACCGTCGTCGATATCGTGCTCAACGGCACCTATAATTGCAGCCGCGAGTTTGCGGTGCGGCGGCTGGCGGCGGGGTTGCCGGGCGCGATCCTCAATATCGGCGCGACGTACAGCTGGACCGGCGGGCCGGGCACCTCGCATTCGGCGGCGGCGAAGGCAGGTGTCACCAACCTCACGCAGAGCCTAGCGGTCGAATGGGCGCCCGATGGCATCCGCGTCAATTGCATCGCACCGGGGCGCTTCCCGCACGACGATCTGCCCGCGCATATGACGCGCCATCGCGAGGGCGAGCGCGGCGACAATACGATCCCCGGGATGCGCGTCGGCGAAGTGCGCGAACTGGGCTGGGCGGCGACCTTCCTGTGCTCGCCCTATGCGACCTATATCAGCGGGCATACGTTGGTGGTCGATGCCGCCAACTGGCTGCGCCGGTCGCTGGTGATGCCCGAGTTCGTGCCGATCCGCGAGCAGTTCGGCAAGCGCGCGATGGAAAGCGGAAGTGCGCGCGAGGCGATCGCGAAGACGCGCGGAGACGGCGCATGA
- a CDS encoding acyl-CoA dehydrogenase family protein — MDIGFSPEETRFREECRDWLHASVPTEKRPLDAADAIGFDKAWQRRLFDAGWAGINWPSKYGGRGLSIVQQVIWLEEYAAAHAPWIGANFVGINHGGPTLILNASEEQKAYHLPRILKGEAIWCQGFSEPGAGSDLAGIKTRGRIEGEELVINGSKIWTSFAHVADWQELVLRTEEGSLRHKGLSWVICDMHAPGITVRPIRKMSGQTEFAEVFYDDVRIPLAKVVGGLGNGWKVAMSTLSFERGTGFIADQVKQSQEIEELIAAARANGMIKDDRIADSLAQLRAEVAAVRAMTYRNISEVLRTDQPGPEASVIRLFTSELGQRLERIAVLLMGEAIIDFAYGDDNPVGDYLRGFAATIAGGTAQIQRDIIGERLLGLPKSR; from the coding sequence ATGGACATCGGATTTTCGCCCGAGGAAACGCGCTTCCGCGAAGAGTGCCGCGACTGGCTGCACGCCAGTGTGCCCACTGAAAAGCGCCCGCTCGATGCGGCCGACGCGATCGGCTTCGACAAGGCGTGGCAGCGGCGGCTGTTCGACGCCGGCTGGGCGGGGATCAACTGGCCGTCCAAATATGGCGGGCGCGGGCTGTCGATCGTGCAACAGGTCATCTGGCTCGAGGAATATGCAGCAGCGCATGCGCCGTGGATCGGGGCGAATTTCGTCGGGATCAACCATGGCGGCCCGACGCTGATCCTGAACGCGAGCGAGGAACAGAAAGCCTATCACCTGCCGCGCATCCTGAAGGGCGAGGCGATCTGGTGCCAGGGCTTTTCGGAACCCGGCGCAGGATCGGACCTTGCCGGGATCAAGACGCGCGGGCGGATCGAGGGCGAGGAACTCGTCATCAACGGGTCGAAGATCTGGACGAGCTTCGCGCATGTCGCCGACTGGCAGGAACTTGTCCTGCGGACCGAGGAAGGATCGCTGCGGCACAAGGGGCTGAGCTGGGTCATCTGCGACATGCACGCGCCGGGGATCACCGTACGGCCGATCAGGAAGATGTCGGGGCAGACCGAGTTCGCCGAGGTCTTCTACGACGATGTGCGCATTCCGCTCGCCAAGGTCGTCGGCGGGCTCGGCAATGGGTGGAAGGTTGCGATGTCGACCTTGAGCTTCGAGCGCGGCACGGGCTTTATCGCCGACCAGGTCAAGCAGAGCCAGGAGATCGAGGAACTGATCGCCGCGGCGCGCGCCAACGGCATGATCAAGGACGACCGGATCGCCGATAGCCTCGCGCAGCTGCGCGCCGAGGTCGCGGCGGTGCGCGCGATGACCTATCGCAACATTTCGGAGGTCTTGCGCACCGACCAGCCGGGGCCCGAGGCGTCGGTGATCCGGCTCTTCACCTCCGAACTCGGGCAGCGGCTCGAACGCATCGCGGTGCTGCTGATGGGCGAGGCCATCATCGACTTCGCCTATGGCGACGATAACCCGGTCGGCGATTATCTGCGCGGATTCGCGGCGACTATCGCGGGCGGCACGGCGCAGATTCAGCGCGACATCATCGGCGAGCGACTGCTCGGCCTGCCCAAGTCGAGGTGA